In Clostridium omnivorum, the DNA window TATAACTACTGTAATACCTTCTATAGTAGAGAAGGATGAATTAGTAGATGCTAATGGAGTTAATTCTTTTATCATGAGCATTGGTAATTTAGCAGCACCAGCTCTTGCAGGAGTTCTATTTGGTTTCTATGGACTTTCTATAATACTTATTATAAATGCTATTAGTTTTATATTTTCATCTATCTGCGAGATGTTTTTAAGTATACCTAAAAATAATAGGATGCCAGAAAAGGTGGATGCTAAGGTATTTATAAAGGATTTTGGTGAGGGAATTAAATTTGTAAAAGCTAATAAGCTTATACTTAACATTATGATTATGGCTCTAATAGTAAACTTTTTTGCAGATCCTGTATTTTCAATAGGGTCTACCTATATATCGAAGCAGATAATTAAGATTTCCGATTTGCAGTATGGAACTATGGAATCTATTATAGTAATAGCACTTATTATTGCACCTTTTTTCAGCAGTATAGTTTCAAGAAAAATGAGTATGTGTAAAATTATAGTTGTAAATTTAATTATGTCTGGTATATTTATATTAATATTGGCTATTATACCATCACCATTTTACTTGAACATGTTTAAAGGTAATACAGTACCATACATCAGTATGATAGTAGTCTTTTTTATAATTGTGCTTATCACTACTATACTAAATATAGGGCTCGGAGCTTTTTTTCAACAGCAAGTGCCTATATCAATGATGGGAAGAGTGAGCACTCTAATGAGCACTATATGTATGGCGGCTATGCCTCTAGCACGTATGATATTTGGAGTTTTATTTGATAAAATACCTGCTTATACTTGTATAGCTATCTGTGGGGCTGCACTAGTAATATCAATGCTTCTATTAAAGAATGGCTTATATGAAGCCGAAAATACACAAGAAACTTTAATTAAAGTTCAAGAAGAAATTGAAACTATTTAAATATAAGTGTTTTTAATGAAAGGATAAAATATGAAGGGTAAAGATAAGTTTAAAATAACTAAGGAAAAAAGAGATGAAATGATTGCTTCAATAAAAGCCTATTATTTAGATGAAAGAGAAGAAGAAATAGGTGATCTTGCAGCTTCTATGATGTTAAACTTTATAATTGAAGAGCTTGCCCCTGAATTTTATAATCAGGGCGTTTATGATGCGTACAAATACATGAATGACAGAGTAGAAGATTTATTAGGCATTCAAAAGTAAAGCATGGAGATATCCATGCTTTTTGCATAATTTTATTTAATTAGAGGTAGTAAAATGGATTATGTATTTAAAAATCAGAGGGAAAAAATCAGTATAGTTAAGGGTAAAGGGTATTATAACAATGTGCCTTTTGGAGATGAAATATCAGAAAGGAGTCTGTTTTATGATGAGATTATAAGAGAGTTAAGCTTTGATTTTAATCAGTGCATAATTAGGCTTAATCAATGTTCTAGAAATTTTATTAAAGATACAGACGGGTGCAATGTTCTATATTTATCCGATACAGATGGTGGATATCCAAGAAAGGGAGTAGCAGTAAAAACAAATAATGAGATTAAAGAATATCCTAACCTTAGATATGTAGACCTTATGATAAATGAGAAAAATATAAAACAAGGGAAGCTGAGTATTTTTTCTCATGAAATTGGACATGTAATGATGGAAAATATATGGCCAAACTTTCCTGTGGGTAATTCAGTAAAACCTCATGCAAGTATGGCGGTAACAGATTACTTTTTAGCATTTTATGAGGGTTTTGGAGAACATTTTCAAAGGCTTGTTTACGATAATGTAGATTATTATAATAAGCTGCAAAGGGAGCAGGAAGGCTTTAGAGATGATATAACAAAGCTTTGGCATAGTAAAATAGATAAAGATTTGAGATTAAATGCTGTACTAAATAATCAGTATATACATAAAAATCTGTTGCCTAGCCTAGACACATCCAGTATGGAGCTTCAAGAGTTAATTGTGCTGGAACATTTATCACCAATATTTGATAAGATTAAACTAAAAAATGCACAGGAGATGCTTTCCTGCGAAGGTGTTATAGCTACACTTTTTTATAGGATAAATACAAATAAGGATATACAATATAATTATGCTTGCAGAGACTTTTATAATAACTTTTTAATTGATAAAATTCCTGAGGATACGGATATTAGAGATATATTTAATCCTTTTGAGAATGTTATCCTTAAAAATTTTTATGTGTGGAGTAAATTGAAGGGCAAAATTAATGATGATAGCATTATTTTTATAGATTTTATAGAAGAATGGCTTAAGTGCTTTCCAGAGGATAGAGAAGAGCTAATAAAAATATTCATTTCTACTACAATAGGTAAAACTATTACAAATAAACTGGCAAAACTCTATGAAGAAGCAGCTTATTATGGTTTAATTGGTGATATGAAGAACTATCTAGAGTGCTGCAATAGCTATAATGCTTTTTTAGATAGCTTATGTGAACAAGCTATAGAAGGGAAGATAAATCTAAGGCAAAATATAGGTGATGAGTTTTGGATTACAAATAAAGATTTTAAAATGAAGCCTTGGATGTATATAGAGGAGGAGTTTCCTTTAAGGGTGAATGTTAATACAGCTTCTATATACGAGCTGTGTACCTTTAAGCAAATTCCCTATAATTTAGCTGTGCAGCTTGTGAAGAAGAGGGATGAGCAGGGACATTTAAATAGGGATGAGATTATAAACATAATAGGTAAGGAAATATAATATTAAGATAAGGTGGGGTTTTATATGTTAAATGAAGGATTAAACACTGGTGGTATGACGGCTTTTGTGGTATTAGGAATTGTTGCAGGCTTTGCTGTAGTTGGGATAGTTAGAGCAATATTAAATAATAAGAAGAAATAAGATTAAATATTTAAGCAAAAGAGGGTTAATATGGATACCAAAGATTTAAAAATATCAGAGCTTATGGACATGTCTTATAAGCTTTGGGAGAAAAATAAGGACAAATGGTCACCTATGGAGCCTGAGTATGGTAGAGATTTTATTTTATACATGATTGAAGAAGTTGGAGAGGCTATTGCAATTATTAAGAAAAAGGGCGAAGAGGAGATTATGAAGGACAGCACAACTAGAGAAAGGTTTGTTGAAGAACTTGGTGATGTGCTTATGTATTTTATTGATGTATTAAATAGGTTCAATGTTTCTGCAGAGGAGTTTTCTTCTATTTACATGAAGAAGTTTAATAAAAATATGGAGAGGAACTATTCAGAGCAGTATAAAAACCTGTTTAAATAATTATCTGGGGGCTAAAGGGGTTATGGAGAGAATACTGAAAAAAGGGACTGAGTATAAGTATAATTCAATGGAATATACTGATGCTGAAGATTTGGAAGGCGCAAGCTTAATTATTAATACGGAAGATTACATATTTGTTTTGAAAGAGCTTGAAGATAAAAACAGGCTATACTGGGCGGCAAGAAGCAAGCAGGATTTCTTAATGGGGATATCCATACTTTGGGACAAAATAGGCAAAGATAATAAAAGAAAGCCTATTTATATGGAATTCATTCCTGAAGAGTTTATAAGTGAATTAGAAGCTCTGGGCTTTAAAATGCATAGTGAGTTTTTAGATTTTTGGAAGCTCCATTTAGAAGTAGAAAATGACTCAAAACAGTTTTTATATAAGATTAGGCCTATAACAGGGGATGAATACAGTGCAGCAAGTAAAATAACCAAAGCCTGCAAGGACTTGTCTAGAGGGTTTAGAGGTGAAACAGAGGACTTTGTTAAGGAATGGAGTGAAGCTGAGAATTCAATAGTTTTAGCTGCAGAGGATAATGAAGGGCTTATTGGAGTTTGCTTTTTAAAACTCTATGGATTTGAAAGTGAAAGGGGTACTGTGCTTTGGCTTAGAGAACTTGCTGTAGATCCAAAATATCATTCAAAAGGTATTGGAGGAGCGCTTGTTAGGGCGGCTATAGCCTGGGGAATAGAAAAGGGTGCAAAAAGAAGCTTCCTGGCTTGCGATACTGAAAACTACAATGCAATAAAGCTCTATGAAAGCTATGGATATAAGAAAAGGGCTGGCAGAGGTCAGATTAATATGATAGAGAAGTTAGGCGGCGGAGTAAGCTAAATAGATGCAGGTATTTTAATGAAAAACTTAGGCTAAAGAGAGGATAGATGCTCATTGAATCAATTTTTTTCTGAAGTATATAAAATTGTAGCAAAAATACCTAAGGGAAAAGTAGCTACTTATGGACAAATAGCTATGATGCTTGGAAGTCCTAGAGGAGCAAGGACTGTAGGTTGGGCTATGAGAGCAGCTCCAAGGGAGCTTAAATTACCATGTCATAGAGTGGTAAACAGACTTGGTGAGTTAAGTCCAGATTATGTATTTGGAGCTTCAGAATTGCAGAGGGCTATGCTCCAAGATGAAGGGGTTAAGTTTAAAAAGGATGGACGAATAGACCTAGAAAAGTGTTTATGGGATGGAAAGTAAAAAATCTGCCTTGGAGTAATCCAGGGCAGATTTTTTATACTCTTATATCCAAAGTTGCGCCAAGGTTAGGATTTGCACTCATCTCCATCATTTTGATTAGAGCTATAGAGTTGTCCTCAGAAACATCCATTACCTTTTTGGTAAGGGCTATTTCCACTTGTTGACCAAGATTTGATTGGGACATTGTCATTGATGATAATGCTATATCCATCTTACCAACTCCTTTTAATGTCATATGAAGTATATCGTGGAAGTAAAATAAAACTTAATAATAAAACGCAAAAATCAATACAAGGAGTATTGTATATATTCTAATTTAATTTTACTTATTTCATGTATAGGAAAGCGAACACGTTACAATTGAATAAATTTTAAGGGTGTGTTATAATTTCCAATGTGTCTCGTAATATGGGAAAATTTACATATGAAGGAGCGAATTTTATTGACAGACGAAAAAAGATTAAGAGAAGTCGATATTTTAAGAGCATTAGCTTTTATATTTGTAGTTGTTCAGCATGGCATGGGTGGATTATCATATAGTAACAAAATAGGAATTGTAGATAAAGTAAGTTTAAGGCTTTTTTATATGGTGGGAAAGCCAGCAGTTCCAATATTTCTATTTATAAGCGGGCTTTCACTCAGTTATGTTTATTGTAAAAAATTAAATTTGAAAAATTATTATATTAAGAGAATAAAATATGTAATTATACCATATTTAATATGGTCAGCAATTAATATGTACAAGCTTGGTAATGAAGATAGATTTGCTCAGTTCTTTATGCAGTCAGCTGCAGGAAATGGTGCTTTTCATCTATGGTATATGGGTGGAATTATAAGATTATATATTTTCTTCCCAATAATATTGTATATATCAAAAAAAGTACATTCTATGAATAAAGGTGCTAGAATTGCTATATTCTCAACTATACTTATTTTATATTATTATATATCAAAGTATCAGAATTTAATTTCTGATAAAATATCTTTATTTATTTTTAGAACTCCAAGTGATTTGCAGCACAGAATAGTAAATATATCTATGCTATTTTGGATACTGTACTTTATCCTTGGGATATACGCTGCTTTAAATTATGAATATGTAAAAGAAAAGCTTTTGAAATGTAAAGTGATTATTTATATAGCATATTTCATTTTCCTTGTCTATGCACTTTTAAATGAGTTTGAAGTAATTCCTTTTAATAGAGCTCTATCTATTGCATATACAACTTCTTCAATAATGTTTTTTTATGTAATTTCCTGTCAGGTAGTAAATAAATATAAAGTATATAAATGTATGAGATTTATAAGTGATTATTCATTTGCCTCATATATGGCTCATGTTATTGTCTTAAGCAAAGTAGCTAATTATGTAAATGCATGGAGTGTTAATATACCTAATTTTTTATATGCAAGCATAATAACTATTGTAACGGTAGTTCTTACAACATTTATTATATGTATAATTAGCTATATACCATATACCAGTGCTATTACAGGAATAAAAGGTAATAATGCTAAAATGAAAAAAATGTTTGGATATCTTAGAACATATGGTAAACATAGTGAATATAATATAAATAACGAAAATTAAGGGGGCATTTTTACGAAAAAAAAGTTATCTATAATCTTTATAGCAGCCATGTTTATATTGGGGATATTTGCTGGCTGCGGCAAAACTGAAGATGAGCAGATAAAAGATACTATAGAAGGGTACGTTAAGACCTATTACAGCATTGATAAGGATGATTATAAATTCTATGAGTATATTACGAGTGGTGTGAAAACAGATAAGCAATCGGATTATATTAAGATTCAGAAGGCTGAGAAACTAATGAAAGAAAACACAAAAAAGCTTAAGCCTTATTTAACTGAAAGAACTTACTTAGATATTAGTACCACTTTAACCTCAAGTGGTAGAATTCAAATTGCTTACGATAAGAAAGTATATGTAACTGCTAAAGGCACAAATATTAGCAAATATACTGAGGATAAAGAACAGAATATGGTTGTTTATTATGTTGATATTGAACTTATTGAAAGGCCAGTAAATGGCGGTGAAGAAAAGACAGTTAAAAGGACAGAACAGATAAAGTTATTTAAGGAAAAGGGTTCTTACAAAGTAGGTTGGTTATAAATAAAAGGAACAGCTAAAAGTATAATTTATTATATATATGGCAATAATTTCATTGCCATATATTTTTATGTAAAGATAAATATTCTTGTATAATAGTATTATTTATTCTCATACTCTGTTATACTTAGTCTTATGGTTTAAAAATGAAAGAGGTGTTCTTTATTAATACGAATTACAAAAATACAGAAAACAAATATGAAGTTAAAGAAAATATTGCTTTAATCTCATTACTAAAAAAAGATGGTTCAGAACTTACTGCTAAAATAGATGCTGCTGATATAGAAAAAGTAAAAAGCGCTGGAACTTGGTTTGCGGAATGGAATAAAGATTTTAATAATTATATTGTTCAAAATATAAGTTCAACTAAAAGAAATAAGCAAGGTAAACCACTAAAGCAGAGTCTTCAAAGTGTAATCTTAGATACAAATCCTAAAGCTCCTATTAGACATATAAATGGAGATACTTTGGATAATAGAAGATGCAACTTAGAAATTGTGCAAAGAAACACTAAAAATCATTATAAAATTATAGATCAATATACGGTTGCTATTATTTTAGAAGATAAAAATGGTAGAGCTATCTCTAAAGCTTTAATATCTAAGGAAGATTTAGATGATGTAATTACTGATGAATATAGTTGGGTAGAATATAAAAACCAAGGTAACATATTAGTTGTAGCCAATACTCCTGGTGGAAGGGTTTACTTAGACGAGGTAATTATGAATCCTGAGGAAGGTGAGAGTATTCATCATATCAACCTTAATCCTTTGGATAATAGAAGAAGCAACTTGGAAATTGTAAGACCTTAGGATTTTCAGCCAATGTTAGGCTAAAACTTAACAAAATAATCTTAATGAACGTATGTAATGAAAAAAACAGCTAGATGAGTCTAGCTGTTCTTTTTTCAAGTATTATAGGGGAAACAATACTCTTATTTTATGCTAACTTTTAGTTGTTCGCCTTTTTTAACCTTAGTTCCAAAGTTTAATGAAACTTCGCGTCCTTCAGGTAGGTTTGTGAATATTACTGGAGTTATTATTGAAGGAACTTTAGCTTTTATTTCATCTAAGTTCATTCTAAGGATTGGTTCTCCAGCTTTTATAGCAGCGCCTTGTTCCACTAGTGCTTCTATGCCTTCACCCTTAAGGTTTACTGTATCTACACCAAAGTGAATTAGTAGTTCTAAGCCTTCTTCAGAAGTTATTCCTACTGCGTGCTTTGTTGGGAATAGTGTAGTAATTGTTCCATCAACTGGTGAAACTATTTCTCCAAAAGTTGGATCTATGGCAAAGCCATCACCCATCATCTTTGATGAGAATACCTCATCTGGAACTTCTGATAAATCTATTATTTTTCCTTCCATTGGGGAAAGGAATTTTTCACAGCTTACTGAGGATACTGAAGTTTGTTCTGCTGAATTAGTTTCTTCAATTGCTGATGGAACCTTACCAGCCATTATATCCTTTATTTGAGATTTAAGTTGATCAGATTTAGGTCCAAAGATAGCTTGAATGTTGTTTCCAACTTCCATAACTCCTGAAGCGCCCAATCTTTTTAACTCAGCTTTATCAACATTTTTAACATCTTTAACACTTACTCTTAAACGAGTAATACAAGCATCTAAATTAGCAATGTTTTCTTTTCCGCCTAGTGCCTTAAGTATTCCAGCAGCAAGCGCTGACCCCTTAACATTAGTTACTACAGAAGTTTCTTCATCATCTTCACGTCCAGGTGTCTTAAGATTCCATTTTCTTATAGCAAATCTAAATCCGAAGTAGTAAATAACTGCAAATACTAGGCCTATTGGAATTACTAGCCACCAAGCAGTTCTGTTTGGCATAACTCCAAATAGCAAGAAGTCGATAACACCACCAGAGAAGGTCATACCTATCTTGATATTTAAAATCGCCATTGTCATAAAGGATAGACCTGCAAAAATACAGTGAATTGCAAATAGCGCAGGTGCAACGAATAAGAAGGAGAACTCAATTGGTTCTGTAATACCAGTCAAGAAGGAAGTTAATGCAGCAGAGGCCATAATACCAGCTACAAGCTTTCTCTTTTCTGGTTTAGCTTCTTTAACAATAGCAAGTGCAGCTGCAGGAAGACCAAACATCATGAATGGGAATTTACCTGCCATGAAAGTACCTGCTGTAAATGGCACACCATCTTTTAATTGAGCAAAGAATATATTTTGGTCACCCATTACTAATTGACCAGCTTTGTTAGTATATTCTCCAAATTGATACCAGAATGGATTATACCATATATGGTGTAGTCCAAATGGAATTAACGCTCTTTCAATAACACCGAATAAAAAGGCAGCTAAATATTTATTAGCATCGATCATGTTGTGTGAGAAAGAGAATAGACCGCCTTGTATTGGAGGCCAAATAAATACCATAATTACACCTACAGCTATTGAAAATACTGCAGTAATAATTGGAACGAATCTCTTCCCAGCAAAGAAACCAAGGTATGGTGGAAGTTCTATATTGTAATATTTTTTATATAATTGAGCGGCTAATATACCGATTATGATACCACCAAAAACACCAGTTTGAAGTGTTGGTATTCCAAGAACTTGTGCATACTTAGGATTTCCAACAGTCATGTTTGCTGTAATACCAGTTATAAGTCCCATAGTTGTGTTCATTATTAGGAAACCAACTATAGCAGCAAGCCCAGCAACCCCTTCGCCATCAGCCATAGAAACGGCAACACCAACAGCAAATAGTAGAGCTAGATTACTGAAAATAATTCCTCCTGATTGTTCCATAACTTTAGCAAGTCCTTGGAACCAAACAGCATTAAGTGAAGGAACCTTATTTAGAAACGTTGGATTTTGAAACATATTACCAAAAGCAAGTAATAATCCTGCTGCTGGTAAAAGTGCAACTGGAAGCATTAAAGCTTTACCTATTTGTTGTAAAACACCAAAAGCTTTTTTAAACATAATTTTACCCCTTTCTTTTTAGTGAAGTATTTATAGTATTACCAGAAATAAAAAAGGCACAAGCAGGACTCATAAGATTTATTTATAACTACTATACAAGGGTATATACTATAGCTTTTGCTATAGGCATACACTTATACCATAATAATTATAAGTAAATCTTATTTATAGTCATGCTCATGCCTGATCGAATCAGTAACACGCCAAATATTCAACTATAAATCAAATATTAATGATTACGTTTTCCATTATAGCAATATATTTTTTAAATTTCAACTGATTTTTTAATTTACTTTTTAGGTAATTTGTACAAATTATAAAATTTGAGTGAACATAAAGGATTTTAAAAAGTAGTACAGAATATACAATATAGATAATTTATGGAAATACATGGGGGAATTGCAGATGTTTTATTGTAAAAAGTGTAAAAGTAGTATAGAAGATTCACATAGATACTGTCATGGCTGTGGGGCATATATAGGTGAGCCGGCAGTTAGAGCTGATGACTGGCAGCAGCTTGAGAATAATGGTGATGAAGAAATACAGTATGAATATAGTGAAGAAGGTAAAATTATAACACTGCATTGTGAAAAGTGTGATGCAGTTGTGGAAAAGTATCATAAGTACTGCACTAATTGTGGAAGAAATTTAGAGAATAATATAAGGACTGAACTTATAGATCCAAAAACGCTGGATGAATCCAGTATAGATTCCGAAGAAGAGGTAGGAGCTATTGGGAAATATGAAAAAAAGATAAGTGCATTGATTAACAAATTTTTTAGTAATAAGAAGTTAGTAGCTGTGACTTCAATATTTTTGATGTCTTTAATAGTGGGCATTTATATTGGAAAAGTATACTTTAAGCCAGTGCCAAGATATGAGCAGGATGCAAGTTACAAAACTTTTGCACAGG includes these proteins:
- a CDS encoding MFS transporter; translated protein: MKMASLLKKNFFLLMLGKLVSLIGTQMQNFALSLYVLRITGSATKFASVLAVTLIPQLILGPFAGVFVDWFDRKKIIVYLDLAAGLLVGGYAVLYMVNGGLSLSSIYVLAIALSIIFLIFQPAITTVIPSIVEKDELVDANGVNSFIMSIGNLAAPALAGVLFGFYGLSIILIINAISFIFSSICEMFLSIPKNNRMPEKVDAKVFIKDFGEGIKFVKANKLILNIMIMALIVNFFADPVFSIGSTYISKQIIKISDLQYGTMESIIVIALIIAPFFSSIVSRKMSMCKIIVVNLIMSGIFILILAIIPSPFYLNMFKGNTVPYISMIVVFFIIVLITTILNIGLGAFFQQQVPISMMGRVSTLMSTICMAAMPLARMIFGVLFDKIPAYTCIAICGAALVISMLLLKNGLYEAENTQETLIKVQEEIETI
- a CDS encoding DUF2164 domain-containing protein; the encoded protein is MKGKDKFKITKEKRDEMIASIKAYYLDEREEEIGDLAASMMLNFIIEELAPEFYNQGVYDAYKYMNDRVEDLLGIQK
- a CDS encoding helix-hairpin-helix domain-containing protein gives rise to the protein MDYVFKNQREKISIVKGKGYYNNVPFGDEISERSLFYDEIIRELSFDFNQCIIRLNQCSRNFIKDTDGCNVLYLSDTDGGYPRKGVAVKTNNEIKEYPNLRYVDLMINEKNIKQGKLSIFSHEIGHVMMENIWPNFPVGNSVKPHASMAVTDYFLAFYEGFGEHFQRLVYDNVDYYNKLQREQEGFRDDITKLWHSKIDKDLRLNAVLNNQYIHKNLLPSLDTSSMELQELIVLEHLSPIFDKIKLKNAQEMLSCEGVIATLFYRINTNKDIQYNYACRDFYNNFLIDKIPEDTDIRDIFNPFENVILKNFYVWSKLKGKINDDSIIFIDFIEEWLKCFPEDREELIKIFISTTIGKTITNKLAKLYEEAAYYGLIGDMKNYLECCNSYNAFLDSLCEQAIEGKINLRQNIGDEFWITNKDFKMKPWMYIEEEFPLRVNVNTASIYELCTFKQIPYNLAVQLVKKRDEQGHLNRDEIINIIGKEI
- a CDS encoding MazG nucleotide pyrophosphohydrolase domain-containing protein, whose product is MDTKDLKISELMDMSYKLWEKNKDKWSPMEPEYGRDFILYMIEEVGEAIAIIKKKGEEEIMKDSTTRERFVEELGDVLMYFIDVLNRFNVSAEEFSSIYMKKFNKNMERNYSEQYKNLFK
- a CDS encoding GNAT family N-acetyltransferase yields the protein MERILKKGTEYKYNSMEYTDAEDLEGASLIINTEDYIFVLKELEDKNRLYWAARSKQDFLMGISILWDKIGKDNKRKPIYMEFIPEEFISELEALGFKMHSEFLDFWKLHLEVENDSKQFLYKIRPITGDEYSAASKITKACKDLSRGFRGETEDFVKEWSEAENSIVLAAEDNEGLIGVCFLKLYGFESERGTVLWLRELAVDPKYHSKGIGGALVRAAIAWGIEKGAKRSFLACDTENYNAIKLYESYGYKKRAGRGQINMIEKLGGGVS
- a CDS encoding MGMT family protein, with the translated sequence MNQFFSEVYKIVAKIPKGKVATYGQIAMMLGSPRGARTVGWAMRAAPRELKLPCHRVVNRLGELSPDYVFGASELQRAMLQDEGVKFKKDGRIDLEKCLWDGK
- a CDS encoding YjfB family protein, which translates into the protein MDIALSSMTMSQSNLGQQVEIALTKKVMDVSEDNSIALIKMMEMSANPNLGATLDIRV
- a CDS encoding acyltransferase, yielding MTDEKRLREVDILRALAFIFVVVQHGMGGLSYSNKIGIVDKVSLRLFYMVGKPAVPIFLFISGLSLSYVYCKKLNLKNYYIKRIKYVIIPYLIWSAINMYKLGNEDRFAQFFMQSAAGNGAFHLWYMGGIIRLYIFFPIILYISKKVHSMNKGARIAIFSTILILYYYISKYQNLISDKISLFIFRTPSDLQHRIVNISMLFWILYFILGIYAALNYEYVKEKLLKCKVIIYIAYFIFLVYALLNEFEVIPFNRALSIAYTTSSIMFFYVISCQVVNKYKVYKCMRFISDYSFASYMAHVIVLSKVANYVNAWSVNIPNFLYASIITIVTVVLTTFIICIISYIPYTSAITGIKGNNAKMKKMFGYLRTYGKHSEYNINNEN
- a CDS encoding HNH endonuclease; protein product: MKEVFFINTNYKNTENKYEVKENIALISLLKKDGSELTAKIDAADIEKVKSAGTWFAEWNKDFNNYIVQNISSTKRNKQGKPLKQSLQSVILDTNPKAPIRHINGDTLDNRRCNLEIVQRNTKNHYKIIDQYTVAIILEDKNGRAISKALISKEDLDDVITDEYSWVEYKNQGNILVVANTPGGRVYLDEVIMNPEEGESIHHINLNPLDNRRSNLEIVRP
- the ptsG gene encoding glucose-specific PTS transporter subunit IIBC, which codes for MFKKAFGVLQQIGKALMLPVALLPAAGLLLAFGNMFQNPTFLNKVPSLNAVWFQGLAKVMEQSGGIIFSNLALLFAVGVAVSMADGEGVAGLAAIVGFLIMNTTMGLITGITANMTVGNPKYAQVLGIPTLQTGVFGGIIIGILAAQLYKKYYNIELPPYLGFFAGKRFVPIITAVFSIAVGVIMVFIWPPIQGGLFSFSHNMIDANKYLAAFLFGVIERALIPFGLHHIWYNPFWYQFGEYTNKAGQLVMGDQNIFFAQLKDGVPFTAGTFMAGKFPFMMFGLPAAALAIVKEAKPEKRKLVAGIMASAALTSFLTGITEPIEFSFLFVAPALFAIHCIFAGLSFMTMAILNIKIGMTFSGGVIDFLLFGVMPNRTAWWLVIPIGLVFAVIYYFGFRFAIRKWNLKTPGREDDEETSVVTNVKGSALAAGILKALGGKENIANLDACITRLRVSVKDVKNVDKAELKRLGASGVMEVGNNIQAIFGPKSDQLKSQIKDIMAGKVPSAIEETNSAEQTSVSSVSCEKFLSPMEGKIIDLSEVPDEVFSSKMMGDGFAIDPTFGEIVSPVDGTITTLFPTKHAVGITSEEGLELLIHFGVDTVNLKGEGIEALVEQGAAIKAGEPILRMNLDEIKAKVPSIITPVIFTNLPEGREVSLNFGTKVKKGEQLKVSIK